One Pectobacterium polaris DNA window includes the following coding sequences:
- a CDS encoding nicotinamide mononucleotide deamidase-related protein YfaY: MLRVEMLCTGDEVLHGQIIDTNAAWLADYLFQQGLPMTSRMTVGDDLDALVTAITQRSQIADILIVNGGLGPTSDDLSALAAATAAGEGLVEHAEWLARMEAFFAERGRVMAPSNRKQAQIPASAEMVDNPVGTACGFALQLNKCLMFFTPGVPSEFKVMVDQQIMPRLRERFAVADAPLCLRLTTFGRSESDLASQLDGMALPPGVVLGYRSSMPIIELKLTGPAAQQENMEQLWETVRTVAGENTIFEGTEGLPAQLARRLAERDMTLAVSEHFTAGLLNWQLQSANVPLAGGALLAEVEDASLSGLADYARHLAERQGASLALIVGNRNDAELSLALHTPEGSFAQTIQFNVQRYSLKTHQEVVAMLAMNMLRRWLNGWSVYGGHGWITVLKTL, encoded by the coding sequence ATGCTTAGGGTCGAGATGTTATGTACCGGCGATGAAGTGCTGCATGGTCAGATTATTGATACCAATGCGGCTTGGCTGGCGGATTATCTGTTTCAGCAGGGATTACCGATGACCAGCCGGATGACGGTGGGGGACGATCTCGATGCGCTGGTGACTGCGATAACGCAGCGTAGCCAGATAGCCGATATCCTGATTGTGAACGGCGGCCTGGGGCCGACCAGCGACGATCTCAGCGCGTTGGCAGCGGCCACCGCAGCGGGAGAAGGGCTGGTTGAGCACGCGGAATGGCTGGCGCGTATGGAGGCATTCTTTGCCGAACGCGGCAGAGTGATGGCACCGAGCAACCGCAAACAGGCGCAAATCCCTGCCAGCGCGGAAATGGTCGATAACCCGGTGGGCACCGCCTGTGGTTTTGCGCTGCAACTGAACAAGTGCCTGATGTTTTTTACGCCGGGCGTGCCGTCTGAGTTTAAGGTCATGGTCGATCAGCAAATTATGCCGCGCTTGCGCGAGCGTTTTGCTGTCGCGGATGCCCCGCTGTGCCTGCGCCTGACCACCTTTGGCCGATCCGAGAGCGATCTGGCAAGCCAGTTGGACGGTATGGCGTTACCGCCGGGCGTGGTGCTGGGCTACCGCTCTTCTATGCCGATTATCGAGTTGAAGCTGACCGGCCCTGCTGCCCAGCAGGAAAACATGGAGCAACTGTGGGAAACGGTGCGCACCGTGGCAGGGGAAAATACCATCTTTGAAGGAACCGAGGGGTTACCGGCACAGTTGGCACGGCGTCTGGCCGAGCGTGATATGACGCTGGCAGTGAGTGAACACTTCACGGCAGGATTGCTCAACTGGCAGCTCCAGTCGGCGAATGTTCCGCTAGCGGGCGGAGCACTGCTGGCAGAGGTTGAGGATGCTAGCCTGTCTGGGCTAGCGGACTATGCACGTCATCTGGCGGAGCGTCAGGGGGCATCGTTAGCGCTGATTGTAGGGAACCGGAATGATGCGGAGCTGTCCTTAGCGCTGCATACGCCGGAAGGATCTTTCGCCCAAACGATACAGTTCAACGTACAGCGCTACAGCCTGAAAACGCATCAGGAAGTCGTTGCGATGCTGGCGATGAACATGCTGCGCCGCTGGCTAAACGGATGGTCCGTGTATGGCGGACACGGCTGGATAACGGTGTTGAAGACGCTGTAG
- a CDS encoding thioredoxin family protein, with protein MLEQQATIVDVNESNLHQVLEHSMTLPVLFYFWSGRSQHCLELEPVLDKLAQEYAGQFVLAKVDCDTEQRVAAQFGLRSIPTVYLVKDGQPQDGFQGPQPEEAIRELLKRALPKEEELKVAQAQQLIQEDKLPEAMQLLKDAWQLSQQRSDIGLMLAEVQIQINRSEDAEAVLATIPLQDRDTRYHSLVAQIELLKQAADTPEIQHLQQQLDVDPQNAELAVQLALQLHQVGRNEEALELLMGFLKKDLAVANGSARKTLMDIMAALGTSDALAARYRRQLYSLLY; from the coding sequence ATGTTAGAACAACAAGCGACTATCGTTGACGTCAATGAATCCAACCTGCATCAGGTGTTGGAACACTCCATGACACTGCCAGTCCTGTTTTACTTCTGGTCGGGGCGTAGCCAGCACTGCCTGGAGCTGGAACCGGTGCTGGACAAGCTGGCGCAGGAATACGCAGGACAGTTTGTTCTGGCGAAGGTTGACTGTGATACCGAACAGCGCGTCGCGGCACAGTTTGGCCTGCGCTCAATCCCAACCGTGTATTTGGTTAAAGACGGGCAGCCGCAGGATGGTTTTCAGGGTCCACAGCCGGAAGAAGCCATTCGTGAATTACTGAAACGCGCGCTGCCAAAGGAAGAAGAGCTGAAAGTCGCACAGGCGCAGCAGCTGATTCAGGAAGACAAACTGCCGGAAGCAATGCAACTGCTGAAAGACGCCTGGCAACTCAGCCAGCAGCGCAGCGACATCGGTCTGATGCTGGCAGAAGTGCAGATTCAGATCAACCGCAGTGAAGATGCAGAAGCCGTGTTGGCCACTATTCCTTTGCAAGACAGGGATACCCGCTATCACAGCCTCGTGGCGCAGATTGAATTACTGAAACAGGCGGCAGATACGCCAGAAATTCAGCATCTACAGCAGCAGTTGGACGTCGATCCGCAAAATGCGGAGCTGGCGGTACAGCTGGCGCTGCAACTGCATCAGGTTGGGCGTAACGAAGAAGCGCTTGAACTGCTGATGGGCTTCCTGAAGAAAGATCTGGCCGTCGCTAACGGCAGCGCACGTAAAACGCTAATGGACATCATGGCCGCCCTCGGTACCAGCGACGCCCTCGCCGCTCGTTATCGCCGGCAGCTTTATTCGTTATTATATTGA
- a CDS encoding SDR family oxidoreductase, which yields MQKTVFITGCSSGIGLIAAQDLQKRGYRVIAACRRAEDVARLTALGLEAITLDLDDSASVEQAAAEVIRLTDNRLYGLFNNAGYGLYGPLNTISRQQLEQQFSSNLFGTHQLTQLLLPAILPHGEGRIIQTSSVLGLVSTPGRGAYAASKYALEAWSDALRMELHGSGLHVSLIEPGPISTRFTSNVAQTQTDKPVTNPGIAKRFTLPPEAILPKLHHALESSRPKLRYPVTLVAHALTWLRRLLPGCLLDKVVRG from the coding sequence ATGCAAAAAACGGTCTTCATTACCGGTTGCTCCAGCGGCATTGGCCTGATTGCCGCTCAGGATCTGCAAAAACGCGGCTATCGTGTGATTGCGGCCTGCCGCCGCGCAGAGGATGTCGCTCGTCTGACTGCGCTCGGTCTGGAAGCGATTACGCTCGATCTGGATGACAGCGCCAGCGTGGAACAAGCCGCTGCGGAGGTGATCAGGCTGACCGATAACCGTCTGTACGGTTTGTTTAATAACGCTGGATATGGCCTGTATGGCCCGTTGAATACCATTTCGCGCCAGCAGCTTGAACAACAGTTTTCCAGCAACCTGTTCGGCACGCATCAGCTCACGCAGCTGTTGCTGCCCGCGATACTGCCGCACGGTGAAGGCCGTATCATCCAGACCAGTTCTGTGCTGGGGCTGGTGTCAACACCGGGTCGCGGTGCGTATGCCGCCAGCAAATATGCGCTGGAAGCCTGGTCAGATGCGTTGCGTATGGAATTACACGGCAGCGGCCTGCATGTCAGCCTGATCGAGCCCGGCCCAATCAGTACGCGCTTTACCAGCAATGTCGCACAGACGCAGACGGACAAACCGGTTACCAACCCCGGCATCGCCAAGCGCTTCACGCTGCCACCGGAAGCGATATTGCCGAAGCTCCATCATGCGCTGGAAAGCTCACGGCCTAAATTACGCTATCCCGTGACGCTGGTAGCTCACGCCTTAACCTGGCTGCGTCGTTTGCTACCGGGGTGTCTTCTGGATAAGGTAGTACGAGGATAA
- the tesA gene encoding multifunctional acyl-CoA thioesterase I/protease I/lysophospholipase L1, with product MMNFKNVFYVRSFAWRSTRWAGLRKHVFVLLLLGLCSVRAFAADTLLILGDSLSAGYQMPAANAWPTLLNTQWQTQKKGIAVVNASISGDTTAQGLARIPALLKQHQPRWVLIELGGNDGLRGFPAANIEQDLTKIITLVKQANAQPLLMQIRLPTNYGRRYTESFSNIYPKLAEQFALPLLPFFMEQVYLKPEWMMEDGIHPTRDAQPFIAEWMAKQLEPLVNHES from the coding sequence ATGATGAACTTCAAGAATGTTTTCTACGTGCGCAGTTTCGCTTGGCGTAGCACTCGCTGGGCTGGTCTTCGCAAACATGTTTTTGTCCTTTTGCTTCTGGGATTATGCAGCGTACGCGCTTTCGCCGCTGACACATTATTAATTCTGGGCGATAGCCTCAGTGCGGGCTACCAAATGCCAGCCGCTAACGCGTGGCCAACGCTGCTGAACACGCAGTGGCAGACGCAGAAAAAAGGCATCGCGGTGGTTAACGCCAGTATTAGCGGTGACACCACCGCACAAGGGCTGGCACGTATTCCTGCCCTGCTGAAACAGCATCAGCCACGTTGGGTGTTGATTGAACTGGGCGGCAATGATGGGCTCCGGGGATTTCCGGCAGCCAATATCGAGCAGGATCTGACGAAAATCATCACGCTGGTCAAACAGGCTAACGCACAGCCATTGCTCATGCAGATCCGTTTGCCGACCAACTATGGCCGTCGCTACACCGAGTCATTCAGCAATATCTACCCCAAATTGGCGGAACAGTTTGCGCTTCCGCTGCTGCCTTTCTTTATGGAGCAGGTGTATCTTAAACCGGAGTGGATGATGGAAGATGGCATCCATCCAACCCGGGATGCCCAACCGTTTATCGCAGAATGGATGGCGAAGCAGCTGGAACCCTTAGTTAACCATGAGTCTTAA
- the ybbA gene encoding putative ABC transporter ATP-binding protein YbbA, with the protein MFAKTSPASATPSETAHVENILEVHHLSKHVGQGENRLSILTGVELIVKPAQTIALIGESGSGKSTLLGILAGLDDGTEGDVSLMGKSLNGLDEEGRAALRAQHVGFVFQSFMLVPTLNALENVQLPALLRGESDSHSRGQAEQLLQQLGLGERLHHLPAQLSGGEQQRVALARAFSGRPNVLFADEPTGNLDRKTGERIVDLLFSLNRDYATTLILVTHDEQLAARCERRLRLVDGKLREDA; encoded by the coding sequence ATGTTTGCGAAGACCAGCCCAGCGAGTGCTACGCCAAGCGAAACTGCGCACGTAGAAAACATTCTTGAAGTTCATCATCTTAGTAAGCACGTTGGTCAAGGAGAAAATCGGCTTTCCATCCTTACCGGAGTTGAGCTCATTGTCAAACCTGCGCAGACAATTGCCCTGATTGGTGAATCCGGTTCGGGGAAATCAACCCTGCTGGGGATTCTGGCCGGGCTGGATGATGGCACCGAGGGCGATGTTAGCCTGATGGGAAAATCACTCAACGGATTGGATGAAGAAGGTCGTGCGGCGCTGCGTGCTCAGCATGTCGGTTTTGTCTTCCAGTCTTTCATGCTGGTGCCGACGCTGAATGCGCTGGAGAACGTACAGTTACCCGCATTATTGCGCGGTGAAAGCGACAGCCACAGTCGTGGACAAGCCGAACAGCTGTTACAGCAGCTCGGCCTGGGTGAGCGCTTACATCATCTTCCTGCTCAGCTTTCCGGTGGTGAGCAGCAGCGTGTGGCGCTGGCGCGCGCGTTCAGCGGTCGCCCTAACGTCTTGTTTGCCGATGAACCAACCGGGAATCTGGATCGTAAAACCGGTGAGCGCATCGTTGATCTGCTGTTTTCCCTCAATCGTGATTATGCCACGACGCTGATTCTGGTGACGCACGATGAACAACTGGCGGCACGCTGCGAGCGACGTCTGCGGTTAGTCGACGGCAAGCTGCGGGAGGACGCATGA
- the ybbP gene encoding putative ABC transporter permease subunit YbbP, whose translation MIWRWFWREWRSPSLLIVWLALTLAVACVLALGTISDRMEKGLSQQSRDFLAGDRVLRASRPIADTWLQEAEQRGLTLSRQISFMTMTFAGDTPQLAQVKATDQRYPLYGNLQTRPEGLHAEAGTVLVAPRLLALLGLKVGDMLDVGDTSLRISGELIQEPDSGFNPFETAPRILMNLDDVEKTGAIQPGGRITWRYMFSGNEKQISEFSNFIKPQLKPDQRWYGMEDSEGALSQSLKRSQQFLLLSALLTLLLSIAAVAVAMGHYCRSRYDLVAILKTLGAGKQALRRLIIGQWLSVLGLAAVCGSVLGLGFEALLMKMLAPVLPAALPASGLWPWVWALGSLVLISLLVGLRPYRLLLATQPLRVLRQDVVANVWPLRYYLPIVLIIVVGLLAVLSGGGVLLWSLLGGVAVLSLLLGVIGWGGLLLLRRLTVKRLALRLAINRLLRQPWSTLSQLAAFSLSFMLLALLLVMRGDLLERWQQQLPPGSPNYFLLNITADQVPQIRDFLSQHDVMPEQFFPIIRARLTEINQQVATEVIHEDDPGGNTVNRELNLTWMNGIPQHNVLVEGEAPKAGEVSMEAKEAKEMGIKIGDTLTFTGDTQPFSATVTSFRQVDWESLRPNFFFIFPVGALDNQPQSWLTSFRYDGDEKMITQMNRQFPTVSVLDIGSILRQVGQVLQQVSRALEIMVILVLFCGVLLLLAQIQVGMRQRRQELMVYRTLGAGLRLLRTTLWCEFAVLGLVAGTAAAIGAESALWLLQRKVFNFAWEPNIGMWIALPLIAAFLLSLCGGWLGLRLLRGKALFRQFAG comes from the coding sequence ATGATCTGGCGGTGGTTCTGGCGCGAATGGCGCTCTCCTTCCTTATTGATTGTCTGGCTGGCGCTAACGCTGGCCGTGGCTTGCGTGCTGGCGTTGGGCACGATCAGCGACCGCATGGAGAAAGGGCTCAGCCAGCAGAGCCGGGATTTTCTGGCGGGCGATCGCGTGTTGCGTGCATCGCGTCCCATCGCGGATACCTGGCTTCAGGAAGCGGAGCAGCGCGGGCTGACGCTTAGCCGTCAGATTTCTTTCATGACCATGACGTTTGCGGGTGATACGCCGCAGCTGGCACAGGTTAAAGCGACCGACCAGCGCTATCCGCTGTACGGCAATTTGCAGACGCGCCCCGAAGGGCTGCATGCGGAAGCGGGAACGGTGCTGGTGGCCCCGCGCCTGCTGGCGTTACTTGGGCTGAAAGTCGGTGACATGCTGGACGTCGGCGATACCTCGCTGCGCATCAGCGGCGAACTGATTCAGGAACCAGATTCCGGCTTTAATCCGTTTGAGACCGCGCCGCGTATTCTGATGAATCTGGACGATGTCGAGAAAACCGGCGCGATTCAGCCTGGGGGCCGTATTACCTGGCGCTACATGTTTTCTGGCAATGAGAAGCAAATCAGTGAATTCAGCAACTTCATCAAGCCACAGCTCAAGCCCGATCAGCGCTGGTATGGCATGGAAGATTCTGAAGGTGCACTGAGCCAGTCGTTAAAGCGGTCGCAGCAGTTCCTGTTGCTGTCGGCATTGCTGACGCTGTTGCTGTCTATTGCCGCTGTCGCGGTGGCGATGGGGCACTACTGCCGCAGCCGCTATGATTTGGTCGCTATTCTAAAAACGCTGGGGGCAGGCAAACAGGCGTTGAGGCGATTAATCATCGGGCAGTGGCTTTCCGTGCTCGGGCTGGCGGCGGTTTGCGGTAGCGTGCTCGGCCTTGGGTTTGAGGCGCTGCTGATGAAAATGCTGGCGCCGGTGCTACCCGCCGCATTGCCTGCATCCGGGCTGTGGCCGTGGGTATGGGCGCTGGGATCGCTGGTGCTGATCTCGCTGCTGGTTGGGCTGCGTCCGTATCGACTGCTGCTGGCGACACAGCCGCTGCGCGTGTTGCGTCAGGATGTGGTGGCGAACGTGTGGCCGCTGCGCTATTACCTGCCGATCGTCCTGATTATTGTCGTCGGGCTGCTGGCCGTGTTGTCCGGTGGCGGCGTGCTGCTGTGGTCGCTGCTTGGCGGCGTGGCAGTGCTGTCGCTACTGCTGGGCGTCATTGGCTGGGGCGGTCTGCTGCTGTTACGGCGTTTGACGGTTAAACGACTGGCATTGCGTCTGGCGATTAATCGCCTGCTGCGTCAGCCGTGGTCGACGCTCAGTCAACTGGCCGCGTTTTCGCTGTCATTTATGCTATTGGCGCTGCTGCTGGTGATGCGCGGTGATTTACTGGAACGCTGGCAGCAGCAGTTGCCGCCGGGTAGCCCGAACTATTTCCTGCTGAATATCACGGCAGATCAGGTGCCACAGATAAGGGATTTCCTCTCTCAGCATGACGTGATGCCGGAGCAATTCTTCCCGATTATTCGCGCGCGGCTGACGGAGATTAATCAGCAGGTCGCTACGGAAGTGATCCACGAGGACGATCCGGGCGGCAACACGGTAAACCGTGAACTGAACCTGACCTGGATGAACGGTATCCCGCAACACAATGTGCTGGTAGAAGGTGAAGCACCGAAGGCGGGTGAAGTCTCGATGGAAGCGAAAGAAGCCAAAGAGATGGGGATCAAGATTGGCGATACGCTGACCTTTACCGGCGACACGCAGCCGTTTAGCGCTACGGTGACCAGTTTCCGTCAGGTGGATTGGGAAAGCCTGCGTCCGAATTTCTTCTTCATTTTCCCCGTGGGGGCGTTGGATAACCAGCCACAGTCCTGGCTGACCAGCTTCCGCTACGATGGTGATGAGAAGATGATTACGCAGATGAATCGCCAGTTCCCGACGGTGAGCGTGTTGGATATTGGCAGTATTCTGCGTCAGGTTGGGCAGGTCTTGCAGCAGGTGAGTCGTGCGCTGGAGATTATGGTCATCCTGGTACTGTTCTGCGGCGTGCTGCTGTTGCTGGCTCAGATTCAGGTCGGGATGCGTCAGCGACGTCAGGAACTGATGGTATACCGCACGCTGGGAGCCGGGTTGCGCCTGCTGCGCACCACGCTGTGGTGTGAATTCGCGGTGCTGGGCTTGGTGGCGGGAACGGCGGCGGCGATTGGCGCAGAATCGGCCCTGTGGCTGTTGCAGCGTAAGGTCTTTAACTTTGCCTGGGAACCGAATATCGGGATGTGGATAGCACTGCCGTTAATTGCGGCGTTCCTGCTGTCGCTCTGCGGCGGCTGGCTGGGGCTACGACTCTTACGCGGTAAAGCGTTGTTCCGGCAATTCGCGGGTTAA
- the speG gene encoding spermidine N1-acetyltransferase yields MSGTSNSVRLRPLERDDLTFVHQLDNNASVMRYWFEEPYEAFVELSDLYDKHIHDQSERRFIIEHEQTKVGLVELVEINHIHRRAEFQIIIDPAYQGKGYASAAAKLAMDYGFSVLNLYKLYLIVDKENKKAIHIYSKLGFEVEGELIHEFFINGEYRNTIRMCIFQHQYMAKHKTVTGTGGEAPGSSISQ; encoded by the coding sequence ATGTCCGGTACGAGCAATTCTGTTCGGCTACGACCGCTGGAGCGAGACGATCTCACTTTTGTTCATCAGTTGGATAACAATGCCAGTGTGATGCGTTATTGGTTTGAAGAGCCTTATGAGGCCTTTGTCGAACTCAGCGATCTGTACGACAAGCATATTCATGACCAAAGCGAGCGCCGCTTCATTATTGAACACGAGCAGACCAAGGTAGGTTTGGTTGAGCTGGTGGAGATTAACCATATCCACCGTCGTGCGGAATTTCAGATCATTATTGATCCCGCGTATCAAGGCAAAGGTTACGCCAGCGCGGCGGCCAAGCTGGCGATGGATTATGGCTTCTCGGTGTTGAACCTCTACAAGCTGTATTTGATTGTGGATAAGGAAAACAAGAAAGCGATCCACATCTACAGCAAGCTGGGGTTTGAGGTAGAAGGCGAGCTGATCCACGAGTTTTTCATCAACGGCGAATACCGCAACACGATCCGCATGTGCATTTTCCAACATCAATACATGGCGAAGCACAAAACCGTGACGGGAACCGGCGGCGAAGCGCCGGGAAGTTCTATTAGCCAATAA
- a CDS encoding TonB-dependent siderophore receptor — MNKFFIKKTTLRHGWPLLALLPFSIQAATVDGKEDTMVVNATPGAQAGKETGYQPHKTVTGTRTESRLLDVPQAVNVVPTQVLEDRAVRNIDEALYNVSGITQSNTLGGTQDAIIKRGFGDNRDGSIFRDGVRSIQARNFTPSSKRVEVLKGPASMLYGMGEPGGVINIISKKPELVQKTHIEGWGSSFKGGGGQLDVTGPLGTSGLAYRMVVDHDETDYWRNFGRNRQTTVAPSLMWYGEDTTVRVSYEHMEYLTPFDRGTLIDPKTGKPVNTPRDRRFDESYNATRGDQDSVTMQVDRNLNDRWKSSLTYSYNRNRYSDNQARATKYNANTGVLTRQPDATGYAHSQAQIVQLTLNGDVDWGRINHQLLFGFDYEADRTFRGDMIRGTATSGFNIYNPIYDQLPASTAVNAKDSDQRENIDSKALFMQDAIRLNDRWQLLGGLRYDTFDVMAGKGRPFLTNTDSSYHRVVPRAGIIYSLTSYSSLYASYSGSFKPNSNIANNIGALPPEIGKSYEMGAKLDLPNRITGNVALFDIEKQNVMVKVDDNLYRTAGKVRSQGVELDLAGSLTDTLSLIGSYAYTDARVTADPENTGKRMPNATRHTASLFLTQDFGNIGLAAGDDLRAGAGARYVSRRAGDAANTFYLDDYTVADAFVAYSLPLNGYKVKWQLNVKNLFDQTYYPSSGNNLRVAVGEPRQVVLRASVDF, encoded by the coding sequence ATGAATAAGTTTTTTATAAAAAAGACCACGCTCCGTCACGGTTGGCCGCTGCTGGCGCTGTTGCCGTTTAGCATTCAGGCTGCCACCGTCGATGGCAAAGAAGACACTATGGTGGTGAATGCCACTCCTGGTGCTCAGGCAGGAAAAGAGACTGGCTATCAGCCGCATAAAACCGTGACCGGCACCCGCACCGAAAGCCGCCTGCTGGATGTTCCACAGGCTGTTAACGTCGTCCCGACTCAGGTACTCGAGGATCGTGCGGTACGCAACATTGATGAAGCGCTGTATAACGTCAGCGGCATCACCCAGTCCAATACGTTGGGCGGCACGCAGGATGCCATAATCAAACGCGGCTTCGGCGATAACCGAGACGGTTCAATCTTTCGTGACGGCGTGCGATCTATTCAGGCGCGCAACTTTACGCCCAGCAGCAAACGCGTCGAAGTGCTGAAAGGTCCGGCGTCCATGCTCTACGGCATGGGCGAACCCGGCGGCGTCATTAATATCATCAGTAAAAAACCCGAACTGGTACAGAAAACGCACATTGAAGGCTGGGGAAGCAGCTTCAAAGGTGGCGGCGGGCAGTTGGATGTCACCGGCCCGTTAGGCACATCCGGTCTGGCTTACCGTATGGTGGTCGATCACGATGAAACTGACTACTGGCGCAACTTCGGGCGTAACCGCCAGACGACGGTTGCTCCATCTTTGATGTGGTATGGCGAAGACACCACCGTGCGTGTCTCCTACGAACATATGGAATACCTGACGCCTTTCGATCGTGGCACCCTTATCGATCCGAAGACGGGCAAGCCGGTTAATACGCCGCGCGATCGCCGCTTTGATGAAAGCTACAATGCAACACGCGGCGATCAGGACAGCGTCACTATGCAGGTTGACCGTAACCTCAATGACCGCTGGAAAAGTAGCCTGACCTACTCGTACAACCGCAACCGCTACAGTGACAATCAGGCACGCGCCACAAAGTACAATGCCAACACGGGAGTCCTGACGCGCCAGCCAGACGCCACGGGTTACGCACATAGTCAGGCACAAATCGTCCAGCTCACGCTGAACGGCGATGTGGACTGGGGGCGTATCAACCACCAGTTACTGTTTGGGTTTGATTATGAAGCGGATAGGACATTCCGTGGCGATATGATTCGCGGCACCGCAACTTCAGGGTTCAACATTTATAACCCGATATACGATCAACTGCCTGCTTCTACCGCCGTCAACGCGAAGGACAGCGACCAGCGCGAGAATATCGATAGCAAAGCGCTCTTTATGCAGGATGCTATCCGGCTTAACGATCGCTGGCAGTTGCTGGGTGGTCTACGTTATGACACGTTCGATGTCATGGCAGGTAAAGGACGTCCTTTCCTCACCAACACAGACAGTTCATACCACCGCGTCGTGCCACGTGCAGGCATCATTTACAGCCTGACGTCGTATTCATCGCTCTATGCCAGCTACAGCGGGTCATTTAAACCCAACAGCAATATTGCCAATAATATCGGTGCCCTTCCGCCTGAAATCGGCAAGTCTTACGAAATGGGTGCCAAGCTGGATCTGCCCAATCGTATTACTGGTAACGTAGCCTTGTTCGACATTGAAAAACAAAACGTGATGGTCAAGGTCGACGACAATCTTTACCGCACAGCAGGAAAAGTGCGCTCACAGGGAGTTGAACTCGATCTGGCTGGCAGTCTCACGGATACCCTGAGCCTGATTGGTTCTTATGCCTACACCGACGCCCGAGTCACCGCCGATCCAGAAAACACCGGTAAACGCATGCCTAACGCTACGCGCCATACCGCCTCGCTGTTCCTGACGCAGGACTTCGGAAACATTGGTTTGGCGGCTGGTGACGATCTTCGTGCTGGTGCAGGCGCACGCTACGTCAGCCGTCGCGCAGGCGATGCAGCAAACACCTTTTATCTGGATGATTACACCGTCGCCGATGCCTTTGTTGCCTATAGTCTGCCGCTCAATGGTTACAAGGTGAAATGGCAGCTCAACGTGAAGAACCTGTTCGACCAGACCTATTATCCATCCAGCGGTAACAACCTGCGCGTCGCCGTCGGTGAACCGCGTCAGGTGGTGCTGCGCGCCAGCGTCGATTTCTGA
- a CDS encoding ABC transporter substrate-binding protein has translation MRTVLLLCLLFLSPLLQAKTVTDILGRQVAIPDNPQRIILGESRMLYTLALLQPDNPAKYIVGWPGDMARYDAQSWSRYTEKFPQLSQIPQLGNGSLQAMNAEMLLPLKPDLVILPRLAKNAANEDLLQQTLTRAGIPFIYVDLRIDLLNNTLPSIRLLGEVLNQPQRATAFSNFYQQHMDVIRQRIAQYHGKKPTVMLHLHLGRRDTCCTTAVGGSLGDLLTFAGGENIASGTINSVYGELSPERVLAANPDVYVATGMAGPDGKRFSSLMLGPLVNAAQAKESFDTLIRQEPILSHLRAVQTGHAWSMWHNFYLSPYHVVMVEMFAKALYPDRFADIDPQQTLQQLYQQFLPIEFSGIYWSQISHE, from the coding sequence ATGCGTACCGTCTTACTGCTTTGCCTGCTTTTTCTCAGCCCGCTCTTGCAGGCAAAAACCGTCACCGACATTTTAGGCCGACAGGTGGCGATCCCAGACAATCCTCAGCGCATCATTCTGGGCGAGAGCCGTATGCTCTACACGCTGGCATTACTCCAGCCCGATAACCCGGCAAAATATATCGTCGGCTGGCCAGGAGACATGGCGCGCTACGATGCGCAGAGCTGGTCACGCTATACCGAAAAATTCCCACAGCTGAGCCAGATCCCCCAGTTAGGTAACGGCAGCCTGCAAGCGATGAATGCAGAAATGCTGCTGCCGTTAAAACCCGATCTGGTCATTCTTCCACGGCTGGCAAAAAATGCGGCTAATGAAGACCTCCTGCAACAGACGCTGACTCGTGCAGGAATCCCGTTTATTTACGTCGATCTGCGTATCGATCTGCTTAACAACACGTTGCCCAGTATTCGCCTGCTCGGTGAGGTGTTAAATCAACCCCAGCGCGCTACCGCCTTCAGCAATTTCTATCAGCAGCATATGGATGTGATTCGCCAGCGCATCGCGCAATACCACGGCAAGAAACCGACGGTCATGCTGCATCTGCATCTGGGCAGACGAGACACCTGCTGCACCACGGCGGTCGGCGGTAGCCTTGGCGATCTGCTGACTTTCGCTGGCGGCGAGAATATCGCCAGCGGCACCATCAATAGCGTCTACGGCGAACTGAGTCCGGAGCGCGTGTTGGCGGCCAATCCCGACGTCTACGTCGCCACCGGTATGGCAGGGCCAGACGGCAAACGCTTCTCCAGTCTGATGCTCGGCCCGCTGGTTAACGCTGCACAAGCAAAAGAGAGCTTCGACACGCTTATTCGTCAGGAGCCCATTTTGTCTCACCTGCGTGCCGTGCAAACAGGCCATGCCTGGAGCATGTGGCACAACTTCTATCTCAGCCCGTACCACGTCGTAATGGTCGAGATGTTTGCCAAGGCGCTCTATCCAGATCGGTTTGCCGATATCGATCCGCAACAAACACTACAACAACTTTATCAGCAGTTTTTACCTATTGAATTTTCAGGGATTTATTGGAGTCAGATTTCGCATGAATAA